One Triticum dicoccoides isolate Atlit2015 ecotype Zavitan chromosome 3B, WEW_v2.0, whole genome shotgun sequence genomic window, TTTAGTTTTCCTCATATTTTGCCTTCTAGTTATTGCAGATCTGATGCTATTTCCCCTAGCAAATGCTTAAGCCCCTTTTACCCGTTTATGTATCCACGGGGTGTTAGATGGGCTAGCTATGAATCAGTGAATCTGGTTTTGTCTGATGATGGGAAACCCAAGTTTGAGATTGAGGAGGTGGAGCCTTCCAAGAAGGGGAGGTTTTTGACAAAGAGGCGTTTGAAGCTTCAGAGGAAGCGGgaaaagaggaagaggaaggaggccAATAAAAACGATCCACGTCGTATCAGACCCAAggggaaaaaaataaaacagaaatttCCTACACCTGAAGCTCGTCTCAAATACAAGATCGAGAAGGTATCAACAAGTTAGCTTTATTTTcagctttattttcttttttgtccATTTGGTTTGCTTTGTTACTTCCTTTCTTTTTTCTATATTATAAATAGGACTTGCTAATTGCTACTCAATATTTAATCAGTCCTTTATTTCTATCCCATGAGTATTGTGCTTTGCTTACGTTACTTTTTTGGTAGCTATTTTTGTCATGATGTGGTTGGTTCATTTGGAAACTGTGACTGATCATTTAATATTGTTGAAAATGACATATAGTCTTCTACCAGGATTGGCCATCATTTAGTATTTGCCGTTTAAAATTAGCTTGTTTGATGGAAACTTTCAATACCATCGAAGCAAATGGAAGATGAGATGCTTAATTTCTCTTTTGATTCGTGGAAGAGGATTTATTAATATGTGGTGTTTCTCTTCCAGTCCAAATTAAAAGAAGCTATGTTGGTTGAGAAGCTAAAGAGGTACGAGGTTGCGAAAGCTGAAGGCCCTGTCGCCAAACCAGATGATCTCGATGGTGAGGAAAGATTTTATTTGAAGAAAGTTTCACAGAAAAAGTCAAACTATGTCCCGATTGGAAGGCGAGGAGTATTTGGGGGTGTAATTCTGAACATGCATTTGCACTGGAAGAAACATGAGACTGTCAAGGTCATCTGTAAGCCCTGCAAACCAGGGCAAATCCAGGAGTATGCAAATGAGATAGCTCGGCTGAGTGGTGGTGTCCCTATTAATGTTATTGGAAATGACACCATAGTCTTCTACCGAGGAAAGGACTATGTTCAGCCAGAAGTCATGTCACCAATTGATACACTGTCAAAGAAAAAGGTAGGTATGATAGTTTGTTCCTTTACTTGTTTTCCATTGATTGTCTCAACTCTCAAGTTGGTGCTTGCTAATGGTTGGTAGTAAGTACTAGCAACTAGACACTGCAGAAAGTTTTCCCTTTTGCTTCTCTTTTGAACTTTCTGTTATTTTCTTTGTGTATGGCAATGTTTTGCTTATAATACTGAAGAAGTGCAGCTTTCAAGAATTTATGTTTTAGAAACAAAAAGTATTGTAAGGAAAAAGAATAATCAACAAAGTGGCACAATTTTGTATTTAATACACAACATTGTAAACTGTAAGATGCTCAACATTATAAACTTGAACATGGTTTGACAGTTAACATCCATTCAGAGTACGTCAGCAGCACACCAGCAGCCTGTTCCTAGTTCATATGTCCAAAACCACAGCTTAAGTTCAGTGGCAGTATTTGGTTCTGATCATTAGTCATCAGGCTGACTGTATATACGTGCACATCTTTCCAAATGGCCCCTGACACATGTCTTCTTTTTATCCCAGGCACTTGAAAAATCAAAATATGAACAATCACTGGAGACAGTTAGGCGTTTCATTGCAGTATCTGAAAAGGAGCTCGAACTATACTAT contains:
- the LOC119278737 gene encoding CRM-domain containing factor CFM9, mitochondrial-like, which gives rise to MATRLLSRQNLRKLAASFTLLNPSQKILLSPPPPAHRSDAISPSKCLSPFYPFMYPRGVRWASYESVNLVLSDDGKPKFEIEEVEPSKKGRFLTKRRLKLQRKREKRKRKEANKNDPRRIRPKGKKIKQKFPTPEARLKYKIEKSKLKEAMLVEKLKRYEVAKAEGPVAKPDDLDGEERFYLKKVSQKKSNYVPIGRRGVFGGVILNMHLHWKKHETVKVICKPCKPGQIQEYANEIARLSGGVPINVIGNDTIVFYRGKDYVQPEVMSPIDTLSKKKALEKSKYEQSLETVRRFIAVSEKELELYYRHVALYGKPQPQNADLVHGDGSQASSLETEDMNHGKDQAFSDVDIMDTSESDEEYDSSSESDANDVATGDATDSSEDTDVSDHRLF